The region GCGTGGGAGGATGGGCCGAGTTGTTTGTGGAACCTACAGAGTTACAAGATGTTTTGCTGTTGTTTCAAAGATGGAACGAGAAGAAATTTCCCTTGTATATCCTAGGAGGGGGAACGAATGTAGCTTTCGCGGACGGTAAAATCGCGGGAGTTGTCCTCTCAACCCGACAGTTGAGCGGTTGTCGTTGGAAGGCTGGCGGAGACGAAGCCGAGTTGGAAGTGGAAGCGGGGTATTCGCTTTCGCGAGTGGTTTTTCTCACAACTCAGGAAGGGTTTACGGGCGCGGAATTTGCCCAGGGCATTCCGGGAACAGTGGGGGGAGCTGTGGCAGGCAACGCTGGCGCCGGTGGAAAGGGAATGGGAGACCTTTTAAAGGAGATCACCACGGTAGAAAGCGACGGTAGTCTCCACAAGTGGAAGCGTGAGGAGTTTGAGTGTTCTTATCGTTATTGTTCTTTGACGGAGTATTTTCCCACCATTCGGTGTTTCGTTAGCTGTAAAATGAAGTTTGGACGGGCGTCTTATGGGGAAATCGAAAAGAATCTCCAAACATTCCGTCAGGCTCGTTCCAAGCAGCCCCAGGGAGCGCGAAGCGCGGGGTGCGCTTTTAAAAACCCCGCCGGAGACAGTGCAGGACGGCTTTTGGACATCTGCGGCTGCAAGGGATTGACTATAGGAGGAGCCGCCATTTCCGAAAAACACGCGAATTTTCTGCTCAACCGAGGTAATGCCACGGGAGCCGATATTTTTAGGTTAATGGAGTTATGTCGTGATATAGTATTCCGAAAGATAGGAGTATGTCTCGAACCTGAGATAAAGCTATTGGGTTTTGAG is a window of Synergistaceae bacterium DNA encoding:
- the murB gene encoding UDP-N-acetylmuramate dehydrogenase encodes the protein MWKTDLKKELACCPEEKKELAPLSTLGVGGWAELFVEPTELQDVLLLFQRWNEKKFPLYILGGGTNVAFADGKIAGVVLSTRQLSGCRWKAGGDEAELEVEAGYSLSRVVFLTTQEGFTGAEFAQGIPGTVGGAVAGNAGAGGKGMGDLLKEITTVESDGSLHKWKREEFECSYRYCSLTEYFPTIRCFVSCKMKFGRASYGEIEKNLQTFRQARSKQPQGARSAGCAFKNPAGDSAGRLLDICGCKGLTIGGAAISEKHANFLLNRGNATGADIFRLMELCRDIVFRKIGVCLEPEIKLLGFEG